A part of Melospiza georgiana isolate bMelGeo1 chromosome 16, bMelGeo1.pri, whole genome shotgun sequence genomic DNA contains:
- the LOC131090222 gene encoding radial spoke head 10 homolog B-like, giving the protein MIKGKKKDGKKKDAKKDGKRSAAEKSEESLGTPTDSSLTTLGDLPSDSLGEETPAIPEAPDEEPVAEEPPVPPVPLFHEEPLLAQVIVESYEGEQVNEFYEGEGFICFEGGNTYKGLFSEGRMNGEGTYTWADGVKYEGTFVKNVPTHCGRYTWSDGTVYEGSIQDGLRHGYGVFRSGTHPIFYAGFWCNGKRHGKGKIYYDQEQTSWYAGDWVNNVREGWGFRRYRSGNTYFGQWKQNLRHGHGKMIWLADNQEYEGEWECGLQHGSGMHTWFFKRMDLSKYSLWNEYAGNFVRGERHGHGTFLYSDGTMYSGEWAHNKKHGKGIFVFKSGVCLEGEFENDRAVERPPRQGSAVKVKNRRATSPRKNFGTKRTAVVNALGKISVLGSDLDLDVSSLLAFFPREDRENESRKVELAVLRHISKLRRAYYFYCTLGCTSCDNTCSMTMLQFWRFLKDCNFHLCSVTLAEIDRVLRGDQSPKDIHDPSDIVLFRTFVCYLVHLAFHIYHKKCKDEVPHLQKCFLEMMSRNVLPSACCVQGILYSGGEFSAFAMNYLEKCWEIYGDFCRPCPRPPFDSTVKLRQFLWMLDDFKLLSEQLTAPIVLEILVKVGASVPDIYGVNLELEMVFLEFFESLLECALVYVTEDMVLKKEAEDNKKRSSFEIKEVPNETSAVSLPEQAPPQPQRPGEDTEPAPQPSLLETLLSFPVTPGESKDDGPMPNKDVKEEEDSYPEKELIDEPKEDKDEPKELCSFWMCQVEIFFTTKLFPAFEREIVLRDKIKEKKPQDAELAELRKIQAEELKRLIAEKEEEEEARKQEAIALQESVRLSEEEASSSWETLLYWRNLQLKKEVSKREPSPTKNSRGSEAKAAPTATKATADRKKKK; this is encoded by the exons AGAGGCACCAGATGAAGAGCCAGTGGCAGAGGAGCCACCAGTCCCGCCTGTTCCCCTGTTCCACGAAGAGCCTCTTCTTGCTCAAGTGATTGTTGAAAG CTATGAAGGTGAACAAGTTAATGAATTCTATGAGGGCGAAGGATTTATATGTTTTGAGGGAGGAAATACATACAAG GGTCTGTTTTCTGAAGGGCGTATGAATGGAGAAGGGACTTACACATGGGCTGATGGAGTGAAGTATGAG GGAACATTTGTTAAGAATGTGCCCACGCATTGTGGCCGTTATACCTGGAGTGATGGCACTGTTTATGAAGGATCAATCCAAGATGGACTTAGGCATGGATATGGAGTTTTCAGGAGTGGTACTCATCCCATTTTTTACGCTGGTTTTTGGTGCAATGGCAAAAGACATGGAAAG GGTAAAATTTATTATGATCAGGAACAGACCTCCTGGTATGCAGGTGATTGGGTAAACAATGTCAGAGAAGGATGGGGATTCAGACG CTACAGATCtggaaatacatattttggTCAGTGGAAGCAAAATCTACGACATGGACATGGAAAAATGATATGGCTGGCAGATAACCAAGAGTATGAAGGAGAGTGGGAGTGTGGCCTGCAG cacgGTTCTGGCATGCACACATGGTTTTTTAAGAGAATGGACTTGTCTAAGTATTCTCTGTGGAATGAATATGCGGGGAATTTTGTGAGAGGGGAGCGCCATGGCCACGGGACATTTCTTTATTCTGATGGAACAATGTACAGTGGAGAATGGGCACATAACAAGAAGCATGGCAAG GGCATCTTTGTCTTCAAGAGTGGTGTTTGTTTGGAAGGAGAGTTTGAGAATGATCGTGCTGTGGAAAGGCCTCCTCGTCAAGGCTCTGCTGTGAAGGTCAAGAACCGGAGAGCCACCAGCCCAAGAAAGAATTTTGGCACTA AAAGGACTGCAGTCGTTAATGCCTTGGGAAAGATTTCTGTTCTGGGATCAGATCTTGATTTGGATGTATCATCACTGCTTGCCTTCTTCCCAAGGGAAGACAGAGAGAATGAATCACGAAAA GTAGAACTGGCTGTGTTGAGGCATATTTCAAAATTGAGAAGAGCCTACTACTTCTACTGTACCTTGGGCTGTACTTCTTGTGACAACACTTGCAGCATGACTATGCTGCAGTTTTGGAGGTTTCTGAAGGACTGCAATTTTCATCTCTGCTCCGTGACTCTGGCTGAAATAGATCGAGTGTTGAGAG GTGATCAATCACCTAAGGACATCCATGATCCAAGTGATATAGTACTGTTCAGAACATTTGTATGCTACCTTGTTCACCTGGCATTTCATATCTATCATAAAAAGTGCAA AGATGAAGTTCCTCATCTGCAGAAGTGTTTCTTAGAAATGATGTCCAGGAATGTTCTGCCCTCTGCCTGTTGTGTCCAAG GTATCTTATATTCTGGTGGAGAATTCTCAGCTTTTGCCATGAACTACCTTGAGAAATGCTGGGAAATATATGGAGATTTTTGTAGACCATGTCCCAGACCTCCATTTGACTCCACAGTGAAGCTGAGGCAATTCCTCTGGATGTTGGAT GATTTTAAACTTCTCAGTGAACAATTAACTGCTCCAATAGTTCTGGAAATACTTGTCAAAGTTGGTGCCTCTGTACCTGACATCTATGGTGTCAACCTGGAGCTGGAG ATGgtttttctggaattttttgAATCTCTTCTTGAATGTGCATTGGTTTATGTTACTGAGGATATGGTCCtgaagaaagaagctgaagataaTAAGAAAAGAAGTAGCTTTGAAATCAAGGAGGTCCCCAACGAAACCTCAGCTGTGTCTCTCCCAGAACAGGCTCCACCCCAG CCACAGAGACCTGGTGAAGACACAGAGCCTGCTCCTCAACCTTCTCTACTGG AAACTCTTCTTTCATTTCCCGTAACTCCTGGAGAAAGCAAAGATGATGGGCCAATGCCAAACAAGGAtgtaaaagaagaagaagattcCTATCCAGAAAAGGAATTGATAG ATGAACCAAAAGAAGATAAAGATGAACCAAAGGAGCTGTGTAGTTTCTGGATGTGTCAGGTGGAAATCTTTTTCACAACTAAGTTGTTCCCTGCTTTTGAGCGTGAAATAGTGCTGAgagataaaataaaagaaaaaaaaccccaagatgcTGAATTAGCTGAGCTGAGAAAGATCCAGGCTGAGGAGCTGAAAAG ACTTATTgctgaaaaagaagaagaagaagaggcaAGAAAGCAAGAAGCAATTGCATTACAGGAGAGTGTCAGGCTCAGTGAAGAAGAAGCCTCATCATCTTGGGAGACACTGCTCTACTGGAGAAATCTCCAGCTGAAAAAAGAGGTCTCCAAGAGAGAACCCTCACCAACAAAAAACTCACGAGGCAGTGAGGCTaaggcagcacccacagctaCCAAGGCAACTgctgacagaaagaaaaagaaataa